In Streptomyces liangshanensis, the DNA window CCTGGAGAAGGTGCGGCCCATCTGCGAGGACGTGCACCATCGCGGTACGGAAGCGCTGATCGAGTACGCGGAGAAGTTCGACGGCGTGAAGCTCACCCGGGTCCGGGTGCCCGCGGCGGCCCTGGCCGACGCCCTGGCCGGACTTGACCCGGCCGTACGGGCCGCGCTGGAGGAGTCCGCCCGGCGGGCCAGGCTCGTCCACCGCGAGCAGCGGCGCGCCCCGCACACCACGCAGGTGGTGCCCGGCGGCACGGTCCGCGAGAAGTGGGTCCCGGTCGGGCGCGTGGGGCTCTACGCGCCGGGCGGCCGGTCCGTCTACCCCTCGTCCGTGATCATGAACGTGGTGCCGGCCCAGGAGGCGGGGGTCGCGTCGATCGCGCTCGCCTCGCCGCCGCAGGCCGACTTCGGCGGGCTGCCCCACCCCACGATCCTCGCCGCCTGCGCCCTGCTGGGCGTCGACGAGGTGTACGCGGTGGGCGGCGCGCAGGCCGTGGCGATGTTCGCGTACGGCACCACGGGCCCCGACGGCTGCGCCCCCGCCGACATGGTCACCGGCCCCGGCAACATCTGGGTCGCCGCCGCCAAGCGGTACTTCACCGGCCGGATCGGCATCGACACCGAGGCCGGCCCCACCGAGATCGCGGTCCTCGCGGACTCCACCGCCGACCCCGTGCACGTCGCCGCCGACCTGATCAGCCAGGCCGAGCACGACCCGCTGGCCGCCGCCGTCCTCGTCACCGACTCCGCCGAGCTGGCCGACGCGGTCGAGAAGGAGCTGGAGCCGCAGGTCGCCGCGACCAAGCACGTCGAGGACCGGGTGGCGCCCGCGCTGGCCGGCAAGCAGTCCGCGATCGTCCTGGTCGACTCCGTCGAGGACGGCCTGCGGGTCGTGGACGCGTACGGCGCCGAGCACCTGGAGATCCAGACCGCCGACGCGGCGGCCGTCGCCGACCGGGTCCGCAACGCGGGCGCGATCTTCGTCGGCCCGTACGCGCCGGTCTCCCTCGGCGACTACTGCGCCGGCTCCAACCACGTCCTGCCCACCGGCGGTTGCGCCTGCCACTCCTCCGGGCTCTCCGTCCAGTCCTTCCTGCGCGGCATCCACATCGTGGACTACACCAGGGACGCCCTCGCCGAGGTCGCCCACCACGTCGTGACCCTCGCCGAGGCGGAGGACCTGCCCGCCCACGGCGCGGCCGTCAAAGCAAGGTTCGGCTGGAAGGTGCCCACCGCATGACCGGCACCTCAGGGCCCGCCCGGGAGCCGGGCGACCTCGGCATCGACGACCTTCCCGTACGGGACGAGCTGCGCGGCAAGACCCCGTACGGCGCGCCCCAGCTCGACGTCCCCGTCCAGCTGAACACCAACGAGAACCCGTACCCGCTGCCCGAGGCGCTCGTCGAGCGGATCGCCGAGCGGGTCCGCGAAGCCGCGCGCGGCCTCAACCGCTACCCCGACCGGGACGCCGTCGAGCTGCGCACCGAACTGGCCGCGTACCTGTCCAGGACCGGCGGCCACCCGCTGACCACCGCCCACGTGTGGGCCGCCAACGGCTCCAACGAGGTCATCCAGCAACTGCTCCAGACCTTCGGCGGCCCCGGCCGCACCGCGATCGGCTTCGAGCCGTCGTACTCGATGCACCACCTCATCGCACGCGGCACCGGCACCGGCTGGCTCTCCGGGCCGCGCGGCGAGGACTTCACGATCGACGTCACGGCCGCCGTCGCGGCGATCACCGCGCACCGCCCCGACGTCGTCTTCATCACCTCCCCCAACAACCCCACGGGCACCGCGGTCGACGCGGAGACCGTCCTCGCGCTGTACGAGGCGGCCCAGGCGGCCAGGCCGTCCCTGGTCGTCGTGGACGAGGCGTACGTCGAGTTCAGCCACCGCCCGTCGCTGCTCCCGCTCATCGAGGGCCGCCCCCGGCTGGTGGTCTCCCGCACGATGTCCAAGGCGTTCGGCGCCGCGGGCCTGCGCCTCGGCTACCTCGCCGCCCACCCCGCCGTGGTCGACGCGGTCCAGCTGGTGCGGCTGCCGTACCACCTCTCGGCCGTGACCCAGGCCACCGCGCTCGCGGCCCTGGAGCACACCGATACGCTGCTCGGGTACGTGGAGACGCTCAAGGCAGAGCGGGACCGGCTGGTCGGCGAGCTGAGGGCCCTCGGCTACGAGGTCACGGACTCGGACGCGAACTTCGTGCAGTTCGGCCGGTTCGAGGACTCCCACGCCGCGTGGCGGTGGATCCTCGACCGGGGTGTCCTGGTCCGCGACAACGGCGTACCGGGACGGCTGCGGGTCACCGCGGGCACCCCGTCCGAGAACGACGCGTTCCTCGACGCGGTACGGGAACTCAAGAAGGAGCAGAGCGCATGAGCCGCATCGGCCGCGTGGAACGCAGTACGAAAGAGACATCGGTCGTCGTGGAGATCGACCTCGACGGCACCGGGACGGTCGACGTCTCGACCGGGGTCGGCTTCTTCGACCACATGCTCGACCAGCTCGGCCGGCACGGCCTGTTCGACCTCACGGTGAAGACCGAGGGCGACCTGCACATCGACACCCACCACACCATCGAGGACACCGCGCTGGCCCTCGGCGCCGCCTTCAAGCAGGCCCTCGGCGACAAGGTCGGCGTCTACCGCTTCGGCAACTGCACGGTCCCGCTGGACGAGTCGCTCGCCCAGGTCACCGTGGACCTCTCCGGCCGGCCGTACCTGGTGCACACCGAGCCCGAGAACATGGCGCCGATGATCGGCACGTACGACACGACGATGACCCGGCACATCCTGGAGTCGTTCGTCGCCCAGGCCAGGATCGCGCTCCACGTCCACGTACCGTACGGGCGCAACGCCCACCACATCGTGGAGTGCCAGTTCAAGGCCCTCGCCCGCGCGCTGCGGTACGCCTCCGAGCGTGACCCCCGCGCCGTGGGAATCCTCCCGTCAACCAAGGGTGCCCTGTGACCGGCCTGTCGACCATCCTGATCGTCCTGGGACTCTTCCTGGCGGGCGGTGTCTACTCCTTCACCAAGCAGAAGCTGCCCACCGGTGTGATCACCCTGCTGGCGATCTCCTCCGCCTTCTGCCTGGTCGCGGGTGTCCTGCGGATCCAGGGCATCTGGGGGTGAGCGCGGTGACCGGACCCACCAGGAGCACCACGCCCGCCAAGAAGGTCGTCGTCTTCGACTACGGCTTCGGCAACGTCCGCTCCGCGGAACGCGCCCTCGCCCGCGCCGGCGCCGACGTCGAGATCACCCGCGACTTCGACCGGGCCATGAACGCCGACGGGCTGCTCGTGCCCGGCGTCGGCGCCTTCTCCGCCTGCATGCGGGGACTCAAGGACGCCCGCGGCGAATGGATCATCGGCCGCAGGCTGTCCGGCGGCCGTCCCGTCCTCGGCATCTGCGTCGGCATGCAGATCCTCTTCGAGCGCGGCATCGAGCACGGCGTCGAGACCGAGGGCCTCGACGAGTGGCCCGGCACGGTCGAGCCGCTCGACGCCCCGGTCGTGCCCCACATGGGGTGGAACACCGTCGAGGCCCCCGCGGACAGCCAGCTGTTCGCGGGCGTCGGCGCCGACGAGCGCTTCTACTTCGTGCACTCGTACGCCGTGCGGCAGTGGGGCCTCGAAGTCACCAACCCCGCCATCCGCGCCCCGCGGGTCACCTGGTCCACCCACGGCGAGCCATTCGTCGCCGCGGTGGAGAACGGTGCACTGTGGGCCACCCAGTTCCACCCCGAGAAGTCCGGCGACGCCGGCGCCCAGCTGCTGACCAACTGGATCGGAACCCTCTGAATGTCTCCTGTGCCGAAGCTCGAACTCCTCCCGGCCGTCGACGTCCGCGACGGCCAGGCCGTCCGCCTCGTCCATGGCGAGTCGGGATCCGAGACCTCGTACGGCTCCCCCCTCGAAGCGGCCCTCGCCTGGCAGCGCGCGGGCGCCGAGTGGCTGCACCTCGTCGACCTGGACGCCGCCTTCGGCACCGGTGACAACCGCGACCTGATCGCCGAGGTCACCGCGGCCATGGACATCAAGGTCGAACTGTCCGGCGGGATCCGCGACGACGCCTCGCTCGCCGCCGCCCTCGGCACCGGCTGCACCCGCGTCAACCTCGGCACGGCCGCGCTGGAGACCCCCGAGTGGGTCGCCAGGATCATCGCCGAGAACGGCGACCGCATCGCCGTCGGCCTCGACGTCCGGGGCACCACCCTG includes these proteins:
- the hisH gene encoding imidazole glycerol phosphate synthase subunit HisH → MTGPTRSTTPAKKVVVFDYGFGNVRSAERALARAGADVEITRDFDRAMNADGLLVPGVGAFSACMRGLKDARGEWIIGRRLSGGRPVLGICVGMQILFERGIEHGVETEGLDEWPGTVEPLDAPVVPHMGWNTVEAPADSQLFAGVGADERFYFVHSYAVRQWGLEVTNPAIRAPRVTWSTHGEPFVAAVENGALWATQFHPEKSGDAGAQLLTNWIGTL
- a CDS encoding histidinol-phosphate transaminase, which gives rise to MTGTSGPAREPGDLGIDDLPVRDELRGKTPYGAPQLDVPVQLNTNENPYPLPEALVERIAERVREAARGLNRYPDRDAVELRTELAAYLSRTGGHPLTTAHVWAANGSNEVIQQLLQTFGGPGRTAIGFEPSYSMHHLIARGTGTGWLSGPRGEDFTIDVTAAVAAITAHRPDVVFITSPNNPTGTAVDAETVLALYEAAQAARPSLVVVDEAYVEFSHRPSLLPLIEGRPRLVVSRTMSKAFGAAGLRLGYLAAHPAVVDAVQLVRLPYHLSAVTQATALAALEHTDTLLGYVETLKAERDRLVGELRALGYEVTDSDANFVQFGRFEDSHAAWRWILDRGVLVRDNGVPGRLRVTAGTPSENDAFLDAVRELKKEQSA
- the priA gene encoding bifunctional 1-(5-phosphoribosyl)-5-((5-phosphoribosylamino)methylideneamino)imidazole-4-carboxamide isomerase/phosphoribosylanthranilate isomerase PriA, which translates into the protein MPKLELLPAVDVRDGQAVRLVHGESGSETSYGSPLEAALAWQRAGAEWLHLVDLDAAFGTGDNRDLIAEVTAAMDIKVELSGGIRDDASLAAALGTGCTRVNLGTAALETPEWVARIIAENGDRIAVGLDVRGTTLRGRGWTRDGGDLYETLARLDAEGCARYVVTDIAKDGTLQGPNLELLRNVCAATDRPVVASGGVSSLDDLLAIATLVPEGVEGAIVGKALYAKAFTLEEALETVAGTAVR
- the hisB gene encoding imidazoleglycerol-phosphate dehydratase HisB, coding for MSRIGRVERSTKETSVVVEIDLDGTGTVDVSTGVGFFDHMLDQLGRHGLFDLTVKTEGDLHIDTHHTIEDTALALGAAFKQALGDKVGVYRFGNCTVPLDESLAQVTVDLSGRPYLVHTEPENMAPMIGTYDTTMTRHILESFVAQARIALHVHVPYGRNAHHIVECQFKALARALRYASERDPRAVGILPSTKGAL
- the hisD gene encoding histidinol dehydrogenase, which codes for MISRIDLRGGALPEGSALRDLLPRAEFDVEAALEKVRPICEDVHHRGTEALIEYAEKFDGVKLTRVRVPAAALADALAGLDPAVRAALEESARRARLVHREQRRAPHTTQVVPGGTVREKWVPVGRVGLYAPGGRSVYPSSVIMNVVPAQEAGVASIALASPPQADFGGLPHPTILAACALLGVDEVYAVGGAQAVAMFAYGTTGPDGCAPADMVTGPGNIWVAAAKRYFTGRIGIDTEAGPTEIAVLADSTADPVHVAADLISQAEHDPLAAAVLVTDSAELADAVEKELEPQVAATKHVEDRVAPALAGKQSAIVLVDSVEDGLRVVDAYGAEHLEIQTADAAAVADRVRNAGAIFVGPYAPVSLGDYCAGSNHVLPTGGCACHSSGLSVQSFLRGIHIVDYTRDALAEVAHHVVTLAEAEDLPAHGAAVKARFGWKVPTA